The genome window CGCCGCCAACGCCGCGCGCAGCTCCACGTCCACGGGCCACTCCCGTCCCGCCACCCGCCAGGCCGCGCTGTCGTCCAGCAGCAGGCGGTCGCGCACGCCGAGGCGGCGGCAGGCGTGGCAGACGCCGAACACGACCCAGCGCTGCGCCTGCAGGTACGACAGCCCGTGCACCGCCGTGCGGCCGGCATAGAGGTAATCGTCGTGGGGCAGGATAGCTGCTACGCACGGCTCCGCGGGGGTTTCCGCGGTCCCGGGCGCGGGCAGCTCCTCGGCGGCGAGGTCAGCCGCCAGCACGGCCTGCATGTCGACGACCGAGACGGCGAAGCCCACTGTGTCGAGCTGGGCGCGCACCTGGGCGCCGGCAGGGGGGGCACCGATCGCGGAGATCGCGAGCAGACAGGTCACGAGCGTTCTCATCGGGGTGTCCTTTCCGGTGGCGCGGGCCGTGCCGGTCCGCGCGGGATCGGTTCCGGGCGTCGGTCGCTCGGCCGACCATGATAGCGGATCAAGTCGTCCCGTGCATCCCCCGGCCGGGTCCGGTCGCGATCCGGGACGCTCCGGCGGCACCGGGACCTGGGCGCTGCGGCCACCGTGCACCTTGTCTCCTCGCGCTCCCGGTGCCAGTATGCGACCAGAAGATGCCGCGCCATACCAGATCCGAGGAGCCCCCGCCATGGAGAGCCGCCTGGCCCAAGCCCTGAACCTGCGCTATCCGCCCGTCGCGATCCTCTGGACCGACGACGCGCCCGCCGGGGCCCTGCAGTTCGCCCCGGGACGCTGGGGCTGCGTCATGGGGAGCTTCGCTGCGGTTGCCCGCAAGGGCAAGGTGGCGGCGTTCGATCGCGAAACGTTCGGCTGCTGGGGCGGCGGCGTGGGCCTGGGCTTCGGCAATTGCTACGAGAACTTCCCCGGCGGCGTCGACGGGTTCTGCGGTTTCCTCGCCGACGGCAACGAGCGGACCGAGCAGGGCCGGGCCGTGGCGGAGGCCTGCGCGCCGTGGCTGCGCGACTCCATGCGCGAGCACTTCCTGCACGGCGAGCGGTACCGCAAGTCGGCGGACGTGGTCCGCCGCTGGCTCGACGTCCTGCCGACCCGCGACGTGCCGGTGCAGTACGTCGTGTTCAAGCGCCTCGACCAGCTCGCCGCGGACGAGGAACCGGTCGTGGTCGTCATGCTCGCCGACGCGGATCAGATGTCGGGACTGGTCGTTCTGGCCAACTACCGCCGCGGCGATTCGGACGGGGCGATCATCCCGCACGCCGCGGGCTGCCAGAGCCTCGGCATCTTCGCCTACCGCGAGGCCGACGATCCGGCGCCGCGCGCCGTGGTCGGCCTGGTCGACCCCTCGGCCCGCCGGATCGTGCGCAGCCTGGGCAAGGACCTCGTCACGGTCGCCTTGCCCTGCGCGTTGTTCAGGCAGATGGAGGACGACGTGGACGGCAGCTTCCTGCAGCGGGAGACCTGGGCGGCGCTGGGGGTGTGACGGGACCCGCTAGTCCACCCGGTTGCCGAAGCACGTGAGGTGCCCGTCCCGGTAGAAGATCCGGAAGGCGGGATCGAGGAACCCGCGCAGGCAGTCGGCGATGCTGAAGATCACCACCTCGCGCCCCTGGGCCGCCAGCTCCGCCGCGAACCGCTCGTAGAACCGCCGTCCCTCGCCCTCGGGCCGCACCGGCCGGTAGAGGTAGATGAAGTCGACCCCCCGCGGCGACTGGTCCAGCACGTCGCCCGCGATCCACTCCACCCGCCCGGTGTCGATTCCCAGCCAGTCCTGCAGCAGTTGCCCGGACTCGATCATCCGGCTGGAGATCTCGATCTGCCGCGTCGACGCGTGGGGGTACAGCTTCTGCAGCAGCAGCCCCTGCAGGCCGTTGCCCGCCCCGAAATCCGCGCTGATCGTTCCGGGCCCGATGTGGTCGCCCGCCTTGAGCAGCGGCGAGACGCCGCCCGCGTGGCACCAGTAGCCGCCGGTCTCGTCCATCCGCCGGCGCTCCGCCGGGGAGTAGGGAGCCTCGTGGCCGTGGACGTGGCAGTAGAGGGTCAGGAAGGCCTCCTCGACCGTGTCGGGGTCGCCGGTGCCGACGGCGTCGACGAAGCGGCGCTGCAGGTTGGCGTACGCTGGGTACAGGCCGTAGGGGTCCGGGGGAGGGGGCAGCTCGGCGAGGAGGTCCATCAACGCCAGCAGGTGCTCGCGTTCGGGGGCCGGCCGCTCGTCGCCGGCGAAGATGCGCGTCAGGTCGTCGTGCAGCACGTGGGAACTTCCGGGTTCCGGCTCGGGTCGATTCGAAGCGTCGAGCCTAGCACAGTCGGCTGCCGTCCGGAACCGGTCCGGTTGACGGGGGGCGGCCCGTGGGCCACAATCCGATGCTGGAGGCGCCGTGATCAGAGACGCTACACGCGAGGACGCCGCGCGCGTCTGCGAGATCTACAACCACTACGTGGCCGGCAGCATCGTGACCTTCGAGCAGGAGCCGGTGACCGTGTCGGACATGCGGGGCCGGATCGCAACGTCGGGTGCGGAGCACCCGTGGCTGGTTGTCGAGCGCGACATCGACGGCGTTGTCGGCTTCGCTTTCGCCAGTCCCTGGAAGTCGCGCTGCGCCTACCGGCATTCGGTCGAGACCAGCGTCTACCTCGCGCCCGACGCGGTGGGACGCGGCCTGGGGAGTGAGCTGTACGACCGTCTCCTGGCCAGGCTGGACGAGGGAGGCTGCCGCTCTGCCATCGGGGGCATCGCGCTGCCGAGCCCGGCGAGCGTGGCACTGCATGAGAAGCTGGGCTTCGTGAAAGTCGCCCACTTCCGCGAGGTCGGATTCAAGTTCGGCGCGTGGATCGACGTGGGTTACTGGCAGAAGCTCTTCACCGGGAAACAGCCGGAAGACCGGTCTCCCGACGCGGGCGGCGACGCCGGCGCACCGGAATAGGACGCCATGCACTTCCCGACCGCGGACCTGACGGTCAACCCCCTGATCCCGCCGCTGGTGGCCTTCGCCATCTCCTTCTTCACGTCGACGGGCGGCGTGTCGGGCGCCTTCCTCCTGCTGCCCTTCCAGATGAGCGTCCTCGGTTTCACCAGTCCGGCGGTGAGCGCCACCAACCAGCTCTACAACGTGGTGGCCATTCCCAGCGGCGTGTACCGCTATTTCAGGGAAGGGCGCATGGTCTGGCCCCTGACCTGGGTCGTGGTCGCGGGCTCGCTGCCGGGCGTGCTGATCGGGGCCGTGCTGCGCATCCGCTATCTGCCCGATCCGCGGAACTTCAAGTTCTTCGTGGGACTGGTGCTGCTCTACCTCGGCGCGAGGGTGCTCGGCGACGTCATGAGGCGGCGTCCGGGGGTCGCGACGGCCGACGAGCCGGTCACGGAGGTCGTCGTCGAGCGGTTCGGCCCGACGCGCATCGCCTACGTCTTCCGCGGCGAGCGCTTCACCGTCAACACCCTGGCCCTGGCCGCCCTGAGCCTGGCGGTCGGCGTGGTCGGGGGCGTGTACGGGATCGGCGGCGGCGCCATCATCGCGCCCGTCCTGGTCAGCGTGTGGGGCCTGCCCGTGTACACCGTCGCCGGCGCGGCCCTGATGGGCACCTTCGTCACCTCGGCCGGCGCGGTCCTCTTCTACGGCCTCCTGGCGTCCCGTTACCCGGAGCTGGCCGTCTCGCCCGACTGGCTGCTGGGCCTGCTCTTCGGGCTCGGCGGTTTCGCGGGCATCTACTGCGGCGCGCGCCTCCAGAAACGCTTCCCGGCGACGGTGATCAAGTGGATCCTGGCGGCGTGCATCCTCTTCGTCTCGATTCGTTATATCGTCGACTTTTTCTCCTAGCTCTGTTGCGTCTCGGATCCTATGGTTGAAGCTGAAATTCCGTTCTCGACGGTGCCCGGCGCAGCCACGGGAACGCGAACTCGGGGCGCCAGAGCAGCACAGGAGATATTTTCGTGAACATCATCATCATCGGTCCGCAGGCGAGCGGCAAGGGCACCCAGGCCGCCAAGCTGGCCGCCCACTACGGGATCTTCCACTTCTCCACCGGCGATGCGCTGCGGGCCGAGGTCAAGAGCGGTTCCGAACTGGGCCGGGAGCTTTCCGAGGTCATGAACGCGGGCAAGCTGGTCAGCGACGAGTTGATCTTCGACATCGTCAAGAAGGCCTACCGGGAGCATCCCGGGGGCATCCTGCTGGACGGCTATCCCCGCACCGTGGCCCAGGCCGAGCTGGTCCGGGCCGATCTGGCTGTCGATGCCGTGGTCGAGATCGTCATCGAGGACGAGACCGCCGTGGCGCGCATCAGCAGCCGCTTCATGTGCAGCGAGTGCGGCGCGGGCTACAATACCGTGAGCCTGCCGCCCAAGACGCCGGGCATCTGCGACAAGGACGGCGCGAAGCTGATCCAGCGCGACGACGACAGGCCCGAGGCCGTCCGCAAGCGCCTGGCGCTCTATCACGAGCAGACCGCGCCGGTCATCGGATTCTACGGGAAGATCGGCGTCGCGGTGCACAGGATCGACGGCGAGCAGGCGATCGAGGAGGTGTTCCAGGACATCGTCGGGACCCTCGGCTAGGCCGGGAAACTGCCGCCTTGCCTGGCGTCGAGCCGGTACCTATAATCGTTCCGATTCTGACCCGCGGACCCTTCCGCACACCCGTTTCCAATCGGCAGGAGAGGGACTGAATCATGGCCAAGAAGACGACCACGAAGGAAATCCAGGAGAACCTCGCAGCGACGATGAGGGACTGGCAGAAGATCGAGGACGCGTCGGTGACGTCCACCGGCCGGATCATCGAGAAGACCGACAATGCGCTCATCCGCATGGTCATGGAGATCATCCAGACCGATTCCAAGTTGCACTACCGCGTGCAGGAGCTGATCGCGTCGACCCTCGAGAAGAAGCCCGTCAGCCTCACGCCCGACGAGCTGGGCGAGGTGTGGGACGGCATCCGCAAGCACATCAAGATGGAAAAGGACATGGTCGAGTACGTCCGCGAGACCCTCGAGCAGATCAAGGGCCGTAAGATGCTCGTCCAGGAGTACCTGCTGAACTACCTGAAGGCCGACGAGGTGAAGCACGACTACCTGCTGGCCACCCTCGAACAGGTCAAGAAGGGGATGTACCCGTACGGATAGAGGGCGCCGCGACCTTCGCTGAAAAAGCCCCCGGCCGTTTCCGGCCGGGGGCTTTTCTCATGCGGGAGCCGACGGGATCTAGTGCCATTCCCAGTCGATGTAGTTCGGCGCGACGCCCTCCATGGCGTTGACCATCAGCTCGACGAGGCCGCCGTAGTAGATGCCGGCCTTGTTCCAGGCGTCGTAGTGCTGGATGATGTCGCGCAGCTGGCCCTTGCAGTTGCTGCAGGGGGCGCAGATGTACTTGGGGTGCTCCTTGTCCATCGGTTCGTCCTGGAACGCTTCCAGTACCTGTCGGAACTTGCGGCGCCCCGAGAAGCGGTGGCGCCACTCGGCGAAATTGTGCCCGGACATGATCGCGAAGCCGGAGCCGCCGCCGCAGCAGTAGTTCTCGACGCCGTGCGGCGTCATTTCGCGGAAGCGCTCCTCGGGCACCACCGCCTTGATGATCTCGCGCTGCGGCGAGACGATGCCCATCAGCCGCACCATGTTGCAGGGATCGTGCAGGGTCACCGGGAAGTCGTTGCGGCTCTTGTCGAACTTGATCTTGCCGGAGCGGACGATGTCCAGCAGCATGGCCATGCAGCTCTCGCGCGGTATGTTCATGTCGCCGGTCAGCACACGGTCGGCGATGACCGTCAGCGCCTTATGGGCGTGGCCGCACTCGCCCAGGACGATCTTCTTGACGCCTAGGTTCTTGGCCGCCTGCATGTGCATCAAGGCCGTGCGGGCGAACTGCACGTCGTCGTACCAGACGCCATAGTTGATGCCGTCGTAGGCGGCCAGCTCGCTCGACAGGGTCCAGCTCAGGCCCGCTGCGTTCATCAGCAGGGCGAAGGCGCCCGGGTTCTCGGGCCAGGCCATGATCTCGCCGGCGTTGTGGATGAGCAGGATGTCGGCGCCCTCCACGTCCCAGGGCGTCTTCACCGTGATGCCCGTCTTCTCGGTCGTGTCCTCGTCGATGAACTCGAGGTTGTCCTTGACCACCAGGGCGTTCATGCCGGTGGACGACCCCACCTTCTGCTGCAGGACCGACCCGGCCTCGTGC of bacterium contains these proteins:
- a CDS encoding nucleoside monophosphate kinase, with translation MNIIIIGPQASGKGTQAAKLAAHYGIFHFSTGDALRAEVKSGSELGRELSEVMNAGKLVSDELIFDIVKKAYREHPGGILLDGYPRTVAQAELVRADLAVDAVVEIVIEDETAVARISSRFMCSECGAGYNTVSLPPKTPGICDKDGAKLIQRDDDRPEAVRKRLALYHEQTAPVIGFYGKIGVAVHRIDGEQAIEEVFQDIVGTLG
- a CDS encoding DUF169 domain-containing protein — translated: MESRLAQALNLRYPPVAILWTDDAPAGALQFAPGRWGCVMGSFAAVARKGKVAAFDRETFGCWGGGVGLGFGNCYENFPGGVDGFCGFLADGNERTEQGRAVAEACAPWLRDSMREHFLHGERYRKSADVVRRWLDVLPTRDVPVQYVVFKRLDQLAADEEPVVVVMLADADQMSGLVVLANYRRGDSDGAIIPHAAGCQSLGIFAYREADDPAPRAVVGLVDPSARRIVRSLGKDLVTVALPCALFRQMEDDVDGSFLQRETWAALGV
- a CDS encoding GNAT family N-acetyltransferase, whose protein sequence is MIRDATREDAARVCEIYNHYVAGSIVTFEQEPVTVSDMRGRIATSGAEHPWLVVERDIDGVVGFAFASPWKSRCAYRHSVETSVYLAPDAVGRGLGSELYDRLLARLDEGGCRSAIGGIALPSPASVALHEKLGFVKVAHFREVGFKFGAWIDVGYWQKLFTGKQPEDRSPDAGGDAGAPE
- a CDS encoding (Fe-S)-binding protein gives rise to the protein MTDRQRDVSREIAKIVELTDIARDCGPLVDIPIEEQIPLPPPFDKLEEEPPHKPLTDAAREKYECDLDMTIAVNMPKPATEEEEERLVASFLSGMKKLFEEENNWIFLQPLIISAEHCAKCQTCSEACHIYQESGEHDVYRPSYRSEIFRRIYHKYIKHESTWVHGDIDLNWRAVARLIELSYRCNLCRRCAQTCPIGVDNALLAREIRKIASQEMGITVKELHEAGSVLQQKVGSSTGMNALVVKDNLEFIDEDTTEKTGITVKTPWDVEGADILLIHNAGEIMAWPENPGAFALLMNAAGLSWTLSSELAAYDGINYGVWYDDVQFARTALMHMQAAKNLGVKKIVLGECGHAHKALTVIADRVLTGDMNIPRESCMAMLLDIVRSGKIKFDKSRNDFPVTLHDPCNMVRLMGIVSPQREIIKAVVPEERFREMTPHGVENYCCGGGSGFAIMSGHNFAEWRHRFSGRRKFRQVLEAFQDEPMDKEHPKYICAPCSNCKGQLRDIIQHYDAWNKAGIYYGGLVELMVNAMEGVAPNYIDWEWH
- a CDS encoding sulfite exporter TauE/SafE family protein translates to MHFPTADLTVNPLIPPLVAFAISFFTSTGGVSGAFLLLPFQMSVLGFTSPAVSATNQLYNVVAIPSGVYRYFREGRMVWPLTWVVVAGSLPGVLIGAVLRIRYLPDPRNFKFFVGLVLLYLGARVLGDVMRRRPGVATADEPVTEVVVERFGPTRIAYVFRGERFTVNTLALAALSLAVGVVGGVYGIGGGAIIAPVLVSVWGLPVYTVAGAALMGTFVTSAGAVLFYGLLASRYPELAVSPDWLLGLLFGLGGFAGIYCGARLQKRFPATVIKWILAACILFVSIRYIVDFFS